A genomic region of Ehrlichia japonica contains the following coding sequences:
- the mutS gene encoding DNA mismatch repair protein MutS — protein sequence MSHDSKITPIMQQYMMLKNQYKEYLLFYRLGDFYELFFDDAIEASKTLNIVLTKKGSVPMCGVPFHSSESYLNKLVKLGYKIAICEQLETPEEAKKRGYKALVKRDVVRIVTPGTILEDSLLEAKENNYLSCLVNIDNNYAIAWLELSTGLFYYHVTELHKLDSDLFRINPKEILISDKLVELDFIYSILKKYKFSVTQYSSSFFDVSRSYNTLCSVYGISTLKGLGDLKNEEIAVCGSLLEYVKATQKGNLPKLEFPKAYLKHDFMFIDAAALRNLELFYTQSGDLEGSLISSIDYTVTACGGRLLKRCLSAPLACSCAINRRLDIVEFFVNNRALCRDIRETLRGVADIERILTRIKVGKCSPKDLYALKLTLDKTVVLLNLLHKFDSSIVSDFCVGLGKYDDLCKTLDNVLIPNSVNNVKDGGFINPDYDAQLSEYIYIQSYSNDLIQKLRDKYRSITNIQNLKILYNNILGYYVEISSNYLISDKDFIHRQTLANSIRYTTSELKALESKIISARDAAINLEVKIFGQLCTCIVEDAGKIAMTAHVIAEIDMLTSFAELAIQYSYTKPIVDDSYEFNIQKGRHPVVERNGKFVANDIDLSSIQRVHLITGPNMAGKSTFLRQNALIGILAHIGSFVPAQHAHIGVIDKVFSRVGASDNIASGHSTFMVEMTETAAIINQATDKSFVILDEIGRGTGTYDGLSIAWSVIEQIHNVNKSRAVFATHYHELSRLEGYLENIKCFCMKVEEWNGKVVFLHEIIPGSTDKSYGIHVAKLAGFPQSVLDRAENLMNKLKENEDLLT from the coding sequence GTGAGTCATGATAGCAAGATAACTCCTATAATGCAGCAATACATGATGTTGAAGAATCAGTATAAGGAATATTTATTATTTTATAGATTAGGTGATTTTTATGAGTTATTTTTTGATGATGCAATAGAAGCATCTAAGACATTGAACATTGTGTTAACTAAGAAAGGGAGTGTACCTATGTGTGGAGTCCCTTTTCATAGTAGTGAATCTTATTTAAATAAATTGGTAAAATTGGGTTATAAAATAGCAATTTGTGAGCAATTGGAAACGCCAGAGGAAGCTAAGAAAAGAGGGTATAAGGCTTTAGTAAAACGTGATGTTGTAAGAATAGTTACTCCAGGTACTATATTAGAAGATTCTTTGCTTGAAGCGAAAGAGAATAATTATTTGTCTTGTTTAGTTAATATTGATAATAATTATGCTATTGCGTGGTTAGAGTTATCCACTGGTTTATTTTATTATCATGTAACAGAGCTACATAAGCTTGATAGTGATTTATTTAGAATTAATCCTAAGGAAATTTTAATTTCTGATAAGTTAGTGGAGTTAGATTTTATATACTCTATTTTAAAAAAATATAAATTTTCTGTGACTCAGTATTCAAGTAGCTTTTTTGATGTTAGTAGATCTTATAATACTTTATGTAGTGTTTATGGAATATCTACTTTAAAAGGATTGGGTGATTTAAAAAATGAAGAAATAGCTGTATGTGGCTCCTTACTGGAATATGTTAAGGCTACACAAAAAGGGAATCTACCTAAATTGGAATTTCCAAAAGCTTATTTAAAGCATGATTTTATGTTTATAGATGCTGCAGCATTAAGAAATCTTGAGTTATTTTATACGCAATCTGGGGATTTAGAAGGATCCTTAATTTCTTCTATAGACTATACTGTAACAGCATGTGGTGGCAGATTGTTAAAACGATGTTTATCAGCCCCTTTAGCATGCTCTTGTGCAATAAATCGTAGATTAGATATAGTTGAATTTTTTGTGAATAATAGAGCATTATGTAGAGATATTAGGGAGACATTACGAGGTGTTGCAGATATAGAACGTATTTTAACAAGAATTAAGGTTGGTAAGTGTTCACCTAAGGATTTATATGCCTTAAAATTAACTTTAGATAAGACTGTTGTATTATTAAATTTATTGCATAAATTTGACTCTAGTATTGTAAGTGATTTCTGTGTAGGATTAGGGAAATATGATGATTTGTGTAAGACTCTTGATAATGTGTTGATACCAAATAGTGTTAATAATGTTAAAGATGGAGGATTTATTAATCCTGATTACGATGCACAGTTGTCAGAGTATATATATATTCAAAGTTATAGTAATGATTTAATTCAAAAATTACGAGATAAATATCGTAGTATTACTAACATTCAGAATTTGAAAATATTGTATAATAACATTTTAGGATATTATGTTGAAATTTCTTCAAACTATTTAATTAGCGATAAAGATTTTATTCATAGACAGACTTTAGCTAATAGTATTAGATATACAACAAGTGAATTGAAAGCATTGGAAAGCAAAATAATTTCTGCCAGAGATGCAGCAATTAATTTAGAAGTAAAAATTTTTGGTCAGTTATGTACGTGTATTGTTGAAGATGCAGGTAAAATAGCTATGACTGCACATGTTATTGCTGAGATTGATATGTTGACTTCCTTTGCTGAATTAGCAATACAATATTCTTATACTAAACCTATAGTTGATGATAGTTATGAGTTTAATATTCAAAAGGGTAGGCACCCTGTAGTTGAGCGTAACGGTAAGTTTGTAGCTAATGATATTGATCTTTCATCAATACAAAGAGTACATTTAATAACTGGGCCTAATATGGCTGGTAAAAGTACTTTCTTAAGACAGAACGCGTTAATAGGTATTTTAGCTCATATTGGGTCATTTGTTCCTGCTCAGCATGCTCATATAGGAGTTATTGATAAAGTATTTAGTAGGGTGGGAGCTTCTGACAATATTGCATCTGGACATTCTACATTTATGGTGGAAATGACAGAAACTGCTGCAATAATTAACCAAGCTACAGATAAGTCTTTTGTAATACTTGATGAAATTGGTAGAGGGACAGGAACATATGATGGATTGTCAATTGCATGGTCAGTTATTGAGCAAATTCATAATGTTAATAAAAGTAGAGCAGTTTTTGCAACTCATTATCATGAATTGTCAAGGTTAGAAGGGTATTTAGAGAATATAAAGTGTTTTTGTATGAAAGTAGAAGAATGGAATGGAAAAGTAGTGTTCTTACATGAAATTATACCTGGATCAACTGATAAATCTTATGGAATACATGTTGCAAAGTTAGCAGGATTTCCACAATCAGTTTTAGACAGAGCAGAAAACTTGATGAACAAGTTAAAGGAAAATGAAGATTTGTTAACTTAG
- a CDS encoding histidine triad nucleotide-binding protein translates to MQDNNSYDNNNVFAKILRKELPCNVVYEDEFVLAFHDIYPQAPIHILVIPKGEYTSFDDFSDSSADIRHFFSIVKKITHEFQLHKTGYRIITNHGKHGGQVVPHFHVHILGEKQL, encoded by the coding sequence ATGCAAGATAATAATTCTTATGATAACAATAATGTTTTTGCAAAGATTTTAAGAAAAGAACTTCCATGTAACGTAGTATATGAAGATGAGTTTGTATTGGCATTCCACGACATATATCCTCAAGCCCCCATACATATTTTAGTTATTCCAAAAGGTGAATATACATCATTTGACGATTTTAGTGACTCCTCAGCAGACATTAGACACTTTTTTTCTATCGTGAAAAAGATTACTCACGAGTTCCAATTACATAAAACTGGATATAGAATTATTACAAATCATGGAAAGCACGGAGGACAGGTTGTTCCACACTTTCATGTACATATTTTAGGTGAAAAACAACTATAA
- the dapA gene encoding 4-hydroxy-tetrahydrodipicolinate synthase, translating into MSKVELTGVFTALVTPFKNDFSIDEDAFCDLVEYQINNNIHGLVPCGSTGEYTTLSFEEYCRIIELCVRTTNKRVPIIAGSGSNSTQEAIRRTLYVQSKNVDAALVVVPYYSRPSDEGIYQHFKAIHDATNIPIIAYNIPKRAAVDASDELLARILSLPRIIGIKDATGDLSRPLNLKLLIDKEIALFTGDDFTCLGFYAQSGSAAGSISVVSNVIPKIYSDMHNAFFANNIKEAMHANLSVFKLAKVLFCQSSPSPAKYAISLIKNISPIVRLPLVELTQENKLKVKKTLEELKLI; encoded by the coding sequence ATGTCTAAAGTAGAACTAACTGGCGTTTTTACAGCACTGGTTACACCATTTAAGAATGACTTCTCTATAGATGAAGATGCATTTTGTGACTTAGTTGAATACCAAATCAACAATAATATTCATGGTTTAGTCCCATGTGGCAGTACTGGAGAATATACTACCTTAAGCTTTGAGGAATACTGCAGAATAATTGAGTTATGTGTTAGAACTACAAATAAACGTGTTCCAATAATAGCTGGGTCAGGATCAAATTCTACGCAGGAAGCTATTAGACGCACATTATATGTTCAGTCTAAAAACGTAGATGCAGCTCTAGTGGTTGTGCCGTATTATAGTAGACCGAGTGATGAAGGAATATATCAACATTTTAAGGCAATACATGACGCAACTAATATCCCAATTATTGCATATAATATACCTAAAAGGGCTGCCGTTGATGCAAGTGATGAATTACTTGCACGGATTTTATCCTTGCCTAGAATCATAGGCATCAAAGATGCAACCGGAGATTTAAGCAGACCTCTCAATTTAAAATTACTAATAGATAAAGAAATAGCTTTATTTACAGGTGATGATTTTACATGCTTAGGGTTTTATGCTCAAAGTGGTAGTGCTGCTGGTTCTATTTCCGTTGTTTCAAATGTAATACCTAAAATATATTCTGATATGCATAATGCATTTTTTGCTAATAACATAAAAGAAGCTATGCATGCAAATTTATCAGTATTTAAATTAGCTAAGGTACTGTTTTGTCAATCAAGTCCTTCACCAGCAAAGTACGCAATTAGTCTAATTAAAAACATATCTCCAATAGTAAGATTACCATTAGTAGAGCTAACTCAAGAGAATAAATTAAAGGTTAAAAAAACATTAGAAGAGTTAAAATTAATTTAA
- a CDS encoding phage major capsid protein, with product MPTSMPAIQESLSNLTSSWEEFKTLNEKKLSDIRRKSSTYPSILEKLEKTENMLEIQNERLDQLEISLQRPITYDNKRYNEDHNYKIFTQYLCKGNNITDQSTAIQPLDESYFIPHNISSYIEKNLNKNSVMRQLCSIEKISGDSLDCFITDNNERSVNWRTNNNVEDTESPKIDKIAINLHELYAQPKITKKLLEDSTIDVAGWLINHLVDDFSRAENTAFISGDGNNKPYGILTYASSTENNLITAPTLSSDTIIKLYYSFDEYFSRKAAFIMHRSVLQEIRSLKLASGQYIWHPGLTSGSPDTLMGLPVYQTSDMPQLGNETLPIIALADFKSAYKIVENRSIKTLRDPFTSKPFVKFYTTKRLGGAVINKNAIRYLTIKQ from the coding sequence ATGCCAACATCAATGCCAGCAATCCAAGAATCCTTAAGTAATCTTACATCTTCATGGGAAGAATTTAAGACTCTAAATGAAAAAAAGTTATCAGACATCAGAAGAAAAAGTTCTACATATCCATCTATATTAGAAAAATTAGAAAAAACAGAAAATATGCTTGAAATACAAAACGAAAGATTAGATCAATTGGAAATATCATTACAACGCCCTATTACTTATGATAACAAACGCTACAATGAAGATCATAACTACAAAATATTTACACAATATTTGTGTAAAGGCAATAACATTACAGATCAAAGTACTGCAATACAGCCTTTAGATGAATCATATTTTATACCACATAACATATCATCTTATATAGAAAAAAATCTAAACAAGAACTCAGTAATGCGCCAACTATGTTCTATAGAGAAAATATCAGGTGATAGTTTAGACTGCTTCATTACAGACAACAATGAAAGGTCTGTAAACTGGAGAACAAACAATAATGTAGAAGACACAGAATCACCAAAAATTGATAAAATTGCCATTAATTTGCACGAATTATATGCTCAACCAAAAATTACAAAAAAATTATTGGAAGACTCTACTATAGATGTAGCTGGCTGGTTAATTAATCACCTAGTTGATGACTTTAGCAGAGCAGAAAACACCGCTTTTATATCTGGCGATGGAAACAATAAACCATACGGAATATTAACATACGCTTCAAGCACAGAAAATAACCTAATAACAGCCCCAACATTAAGTAGTGATACAATCATCAAACTTTATTATTCATTTGATGAATATTTTTCCAGAAAAGCAGCATTTATAATGCACAGAAGTGTACTACAAGAAATTAGATCTTTAAAATTAGCATCTGGACAATACATCTGGCATCCAGGGTTAACTTCAGGAAGTCCTGATACACTAATGGGACTACCAGTATATCAAACATCTGATATGCCTCAATTAGGTAATGAAACACTACCAATCATAGCACTTGCAGACTTTAAAAGTGCATATAAAATAGTAGAAAATCGTTCCATAAAAACATTAAGAGATCCTTTTACGAGCAAACCCTTTGTTAAGTTTTACACAACAAAACGACTAGGAGGAGCAGTTATTAACAAAAATGCTATAAGATACTTAACAATTAAACAATAA
- a CDS encoding 2-oxoglutarate dehydrogenase E1 component, with amino-acid sequence MKDVTCLFTDNVDVIEDIYKRYQKDSNSVSLGWRDFFSNSLHSPESIDAVNQSNSVNVIDSHNAKVVELLNFFRSYGHTVADLDPLKLHVADDLDYNKYIDLNDIKPSSTFSSVLGLSNPTIGDIINTLKSIYCNKLGYEFMHIRNHEERMWLQNKIEGFYSSTSNDDKKKILQHLMEVECFEQFLHTKYPGYKRFSIEGGDSLVIAIEKIIDLSTVFNFREIVIGMSHRGRLSVLTKVMKKPYKAMIYEFKGGTAYPKDVDVSGDVKYHLGYSSDRQLSPDKAVHLSLCPNPSHLESVDPVVMGKIRAKQDVLKECDKSSILGVLVHGDASVIGQGVVAETLTLSDLGGYKVRGVIHIIVNNQIGFTTDLKDSRSSFYCSDITKSIDAPVFHVNGDSPEDVLTAINLAVEYRQKFNKDVVIDIVCYRRYGHNEGDEPLFTQPIMYDRIMKHKTPMKLYKEQLINENVITEEEFKILQARFNNVLNEEFVQSESYVPDQADWLKGNWANFRRPIPGNFADYLSDTGVDEQELLKLAHALVDIPKEFNGNKKILRILSTRFDMVSSGKDIDWATGEALAFASLLSENVKVRLSGQDCGRGTFSHRHAVLIDQMTGNSYVPLNNLGVPQANFEVINSPLSEYAVMGFEYGYSTDSPSTLVIWEGQFGDFANGAQIIIDQFISSAETKWLRCSGLVLLLPHGYEGQGPEHSSARIERYLQLCAEDNMQVVNCTTPANYFHVLRRQICRDFRKPLVVFTPKSLLRHKMAVSKLSDFTGSFVPVIGEVSSLCSSDKIRKVIICSGKVYFDIIEARDQRKIDDIAVIRLEQYYPFPEKQLANELKNYQNAEVVWCQEEPMNMGAWVFVRNYIEKVLMIINVKSKQAVCISRLASASTAVGYTSIHNKEQNDILLRVLS; translated from the coding sequence ATGAAAGATGTAACTTGTTTATTTACTGATAATGTAGATGTTATAGAAGATATTTATAAGCGCTATCAAAAGGATAGTAATTCTGTTTCTTTAGGATGGCGTGATTTTTTTTCGAATAGCTTGCATTCTCCAGAAAGTATTGATGCTGTTAATCAATCAAATAGTGTTAATGTCATTGATAGTCATAATGCTAAAGTTGTGGAATTATTAAATTTTTTTAGGTCTTATGGGCATACTGTTGCTGATTTAGATCCTTTAAAATTACATGTAGCTGATGATTTAGATTATAATAAGTATATTGACTTGAATGATATAAAGCCTTCTTCTACATTTAGTTCTGTTTTGGGATTAAGTAACCCTACTATAGGTGATATAATTAATACTTTAAAATCCATTTATTGTAATAAACTTGGCTATGAGTTTATGCATATTAGGAATCATGAAGAAAGGATGTGGTTACAGAACAAGATTGAGGGTTTTTATAGCAGTACATCAAATGATGACAAGAAGAAAATATTACAGCACCTGATGGAAGTGGAGTGTTTTGAGCAGTTTCTACATACTAAATATCCAGGATACAAAAGATTTTCTATAGAAGGTGGAGATTCTTTAGTTATTGCTATAGAGAAAATAATTGATTTATCAACTGTGTTTAATTTTCGTGAAATAGTTATTGGTATGTCTCATCGTGGTAGATTAAGCGTATTAACAAAAGTCATGAAGAAGCCATATAAAGCTATGATATATGAATTTAAAGGGGGAACTGCATATCCAAAAGATGTAGATGTTTCTGGTGATGTTAAATATCATTTAGGTTATTCTTCTGATCGTCAATTATCTCCTGATAAAGCTGTACATTTGTCTTTATGTCCTAATCCTTCCCACTTAGAATCTGTTGATCCAGTTGTTATGGGAAAAATTAGAGCAAAACAAGATGTATTAAAAGAGTGTGATAAATCTTCTATACTTGGGGTATTAGTACATGGAGATGCTTCTGTTATTGGTCAAGGTGTTGTTGCAGAGACATTAACTTTGAGTGATTTGGGAGGATATAAAGTTCGTGGGGTAATTCATATAATAGTCAATAATCAAATAGGGTTCACAACAGATCTGAAAGATTCTAGATCTTCTTTTTATTGTTCAGATATAACAAAATCAATAGATGCTCCAGTTTTTCATGTAAATGGGGACTCTCCTGAGGATGTATTAACAGCTATTAATTTAGCTGTAGAGTATAGGCAAAAGTTTAATAAAGATGTGGTAATTGATATAGTATGCTATCGCCGTTATGGACATAATGAAGGGGATGAGCCTTTATTTACTCAACCTATCATGTATGATCGTATTATGAAGCATAAGACTCCTATGAAGCTTTATAAAGAGCAATTAATCAATGAAAATGTCATTACAGAGGAAGAATTCAAAATTTTGCAAGCTAGATTTAATAATGTGCTTAATGAAGAATTTGTGCAGTCAGAAAGTTATGTTCCTGATCAAGCTGATTGGTTAAAAGGAAATTGGGCCAATTTCAGAAGACCTATTCCTGGTAATTTTGCAGATTATTTATCTGATACAGGGGTAGATGAACAAGAATTATTAAAATTAGCTCATGCTTTGGTGGATATTCCTAAAGAGTTTAATGGTAATAAAAAAATATTGAGGATATTATCGACACGTTTTGATATGGTGTCTTCTGGTAAAGATATTGATTGGGCGACTGGTGAAGCTTTAGCTTTTGCATCTTTATTATCAGAAAATGTTAAAGTAAGGTTATCTGGTCAAGATTGTGGTAGAGGTACATTCTCACATAGACATGCAGTATTAATAGATCAAATGACAGGAAATTCTTATGTTCCTTTAAATAATTTAGGTGTACCACAGGCAAATTTTGAAGTGATTAATAGTCCGTTATCAGAATATGCAGTTATGGGATTTGAATATGGGTATAGTACTGATTCTCCATCAACTTTAGTTATCTGGGAAGGTCAGTTTGGTGATTTTGCAAATGGTGCACAGATTATAATTGATCAATTTATTTCTTCTGCGGAAACTAAATGGTTACGCTGTAGTGGGTTAGTGTTATTACTCCCTCATGGATATGAAGGTCAAGGACCAGAGCACAGTTCAGCGAGAATAGAAAGATATTTACAGTTATGTGCGGAAGATAATATGCAAGTTGTAAATTGTACAACTCCTGCAAATTATTTTCATGTATTACGTAGGCAAATATGCAGGGATTTTCGTAAGCCTCTTGTTGTGTTTACTCCTAAGTCTTTATTACGTCATAAGATGGCAGTATCTAAATTATCTGATTTTACTGGATCTTTTGTTCCTGTGATTGGTGAAGTATCTTCATTATGTAGTAGTGATAAGATCCGCAAAGTTATAATATGTAGTGGTAAAGTGTATTTTGATATTATTGAGGCTCGAGACCAACGAAAAATAGATGATATAGCAGTAATACGCTTAGAACAGTACTATCCTTTTCCAGAGAAGCAATTAGCAAATGAGTTAAAAAATTATCAAAATGCAGAGGTAGTTTGGTGTCAAGAAGAGCCAATGAATATGGGAGCGTGGGTGTTTGTTCGTAATTATATTGAAAAAGTTTTAATGATAATTAATGTAAAGTCTAAGCAAGCAGTATGTATTTCTCGTCTTGCTTCTGCTTCTACTGCAGTTGGATATACAAGTATACATAATAAAGAACAGAATGATATCTTATTGCGTGTATTGAGTTAG